One region of Wyeomyia smithii strain HCP4-BCI-WySm-NY-G18 chromosome 3, ASM2978416v1, whole genome shotgun sequence genomic DNA includes:
- the LOC129732354 gene encoding uncharacterized protein LOC129732354 isoform X3, translated as MDPPEEWPSNPDDFMDLFQLDNNLLFNDGVVSGSAAVGASEGMNDITSSLINNLHNGFSSYEDVCGLILDGQTEQALSPMSSLASDQEFRGFPNSGGASLDGSGYEDDFVSGSPQEITGSTAVKMETDNAMNEFSIFERNAEQQALSSAASDSGLSSDHLDFDPATDYEALSPALSSPGPSISERGGQNSPPRYVKQAPQPIQKPQVATFQQTTVQTAVTAAPHAIKPEKVQHQPVKTLVSGHQPAKKNAIKNQPSAAQFTHGKEVKIYRVAPAKSGQTVTVANGTNANKKVTLQLKNGNAAPSVTGRTNGTVFINNKNVVLTSTASNGQTGVRKIIRVQQQQQQNGRSILVPVSIQDLRTIKIVNSANLKTKSANIKLAAANLLQQSKQGLIQKNVVLPKEQLIVEDSDVFQNGSDNESFAFEDIMQQSNSVIEQVQQQQQMVSDSDAELDQDDDLDGDDSVVGNGKTASGGYQKLVLTSEEKRLLAKEGISLPTSYPLTKHEERELKRIRRKIRNKISAQDSRKRKKEYVDGLEERVKQCTEENQTLLKRIKILQSQNHDLMSQMKKIQSLLTKGTGKTTQPATCLMVLLLSMALVAVPNLKLGGSHQQQNIQDSIEMAELLQDAAADKTQVQNAAQSRRSLLFDTKEQLGDALVDEEMNFDEIMAFNVNSLIASEHDYSSEEEPKAKRAKVHSLVDYDVDDDIWNGSSKMRIKLEAEENDYKSKHFQQTLEQKMNEPNAGLQKIKTEHSEVIVDRELLDAMSDKSKSELYGGVNLDAFASSPGLLTKDGQSIELLVPNAGSTATGNVDDVGKKLNASQQIQQQNNKRKLLL; from the exons CCGGAGGAGTGGCCCTCCAATCCGGATGACTTTATGGACCTGTTCCAGCTGGACAACAATTTACTGTTCAACGATGGTGTCGTCTCGGGGTCGGCTGCAGTGGGAGCTAGCGAAGGAATGAACGACATCACATCTAGTTTGATCAACAACCTGCACAATGGCTTCAGCAGCTACGAGGATGTATGCGGGCTGATCCTGGATGGCCAAACCGAGCAGGCCCTGTCGCCGATGTCGTCTCTCGCGTCGGACCAGGAGTTCCGCGGGTTCCCGAACAGTGGCGGTGCTTCGCTGGACGGCAGTGGCTATGAGGATGATTTTGTTAGCGGATCACCTCAGGAAATCACCGGATCCACGGCGGTCAAGATGGAAACGGACAATGCTATGAACGAGTTTAGTATTTTTGAACGGAATGCCGAGCAGCAGGCCCTCTCCTCGGCCGCCTCTGATAGTGGACTTTCAAGCGACCATTTGGATTT TGACCCTGCAACGGACTATGAAGCACTAAGCCCGGCTTTGTCCTCCCCTGGGCCGTCGATAAGTGAACGTGGAGGTCAAAACTCGCCACCACGCTACGTAAAACAGGCCCCGCAACCCATCCAGAAACCCCAAGTCGCAACTTTCCAGCAGACAACGGTACAAACCGCCGTTACAGCTGCACCTCACGCAATCAAACCCGAAAAAGTTCAGCACCAGCCAGTTAAAACGTTGGTTTCGGGACATCAACCGGCAAAAAAGAACGCTATCAAAAACCAACCCTCAGCAGCACAATTTACCCATGGTAAGGAAGTTAAAATCTACCGAGTTGCACCGGCTAAAAGCGGCCAAACGGTAACCGTAGCAAACGGAACGAATGCCAACAAGAAGGTTACCCTGCAGCTAAAAAACGGAAACGCCGCGCCAAGTGTAACGGGCAGAACCAACGGAACCGTTTTCATAAACAACAAAAACGTAGTGCTCACATCAACCGCTAGCAATGGTCAAACGGGCGTACGAAAAATCATTCGCgtccagcagcaacagcagcaaaatGGTCGCTCAATTCTAGTACCGGTTTCTATCCAGGACCTTCGTACGATCAAAATTGTTAATTCTGCTAATCTAAAGACAAAATCCGCAAACATAAAGCTGGCAGCTGCTAACCTGTTACAGCAGTCGAAGCAAGGCTTGATtcagaaaaacgtagttcttcCTAAAGAACAGTTGATCGTTGAGGACAGTGACGTATTTCAAAACGGCAGTGATAATGAAAGTTTCGCTTTTGAAGACATTATGCAACAGAGCAACTCCGTCATCGAGCAGgttcaacagcagcagcaaatgGTCAGTGATTCGGATGCCGAACTAGACCAGGACGACGATTTGGATGGCGACGACAGTGTTGTGGGCAATGGAAAAACCGCATCCGGTGGCTATCAGAAACTCGTTCTCACGTCAGAAGAGAAACGCCTGCTTGCTAAAGAAGGAATTAGTCTACCCACCAGTTACCCATTGACGAAGCACGAGGAACGGGAGCTGAAGCGAATCCGGCGTAAGATTCGAAACAAGATTTCCGCCCAGGACTCGCGCAAGCGAAAGAAGGAATACGTTGATGGACTGGAGGAACG AGTTAAGCAGTGCACAGAGGAAAATCAAACTTTGCTGAAGCGCATCAAAATTCTGCAAAGCCAGAACCACGATCTCATGAGTCAGATGAAGAAGATTCAGTCCTTGCTAACCAAGGGCACAGGAAAGACAACACAACCGGCTACATGTCTGATGGTACTGTTGCTGAGTATGGCTCTGGTGGCGGTACCGAACCTGAAACTTGGAGGTTCACATCAGCAGCAAAACATTCAGGACTCGATCGAGATGGCTGAGTTACTGCAGGATGCCGCTGCCGATAAGACCCAGGTTCAGAATGCGGCCCAAAGCCGGCGCTCTCTCCTGTTCGACACCAAGGAACAGCTCGGCGACGCACTGGTTGATGAAGAGATGAACTTCGATGAGATCATGGCTTTCAATGTTAACTCGCTAATTGCCAGTGAGCATGACTATTCTTCCGAGGAAGAACCCAAAGCTAAGCGAGCTAAAGTACACTCGCTGGTGGATTACGACGTTGATGACGACATTTGGAATGGCAGCAGTAAAATGAGAATTAAACTCGAAGCTGAAGAAAACGACTATAAATCAAAACATTTCCAACAAACGCTTGAGCAGAAAATGAACGAACCCAATGCCGGGCTACAGAAAATTAAAACAGAGCATAGTGAAGTGATCGTCGACCGAGAACTCTTAGACGCTATGTCCGACAAAAGCAAGTCCGAGCTATACGGTGGCGTGAATCTTGATGCTTTCGCAAGCTCACCCGGTCTATTAACTAAAGATGGACAAAGCATTGAGTTGCTGGTACCTAATGCAGGTTCCACAGCCACAGGTAACGTGGATGATGTAGGTAAAAAATTAAACGCCTCCCAacagattcaacaacaaaacaacaaaagaaaGTTACTCCTTTAA
- the LOC129732354 gene encoding uncharacterized protein LOC129732354 isoform X2 translates to MDMEEIVNFLPEEWPSNPDDFMDLFQLDNNLLFNDGVVSGSAAVGASEGMNDITSSLINNLHNGFSSYEDVCGLILDGQTEQALSPMSSLASDQEFRGFPNSGGASLDGSGYEDDFVSGSPQEITGSTAVKMETDNAMNEFSIFERNAEQQALSSAASDSGLSSDHLDFDPATDYEALSPALSSPGPSISERGGQNSPPRYVKQAPQPIQKPQVATFQQTTVQTAVTAAPHAIKPEKVQHQPVKTLVSGHQPAKKNAIKNQPSAAQFTHGKEVKIYRVAPAKSGQTVTVANGTNANKKVTLQLKNGNAAPSVTGRTNGTVFINNKNVVLTSTASNGQTGVRKIIRVQQQQQQNGRSILVPVSIQDLRTIKIVNSANLKTKSANIKLAAANLLQQSKQGLIQKNVVLPKEQLIVEDSDVFQNGSDNESFAFEDIMQQSNSVIEQVQQQQQMVSDSDAELDQDDDLDGDDSVVGNGKTASGGYQKLVLTSEEKRLLAKEGISLPTSYPLTKHEERELKRIRRKIRNKISAQDSRKRKKEYVDGLEERVKQCTEENQTLLKRIKILQSQNHDLMSQMKKIQSLLTKGTGKTTQPATCLMVLLLSMALVAVPNLKLGGSHQQQNIQDSIEMAELLQDAAADKTQVQNAAQSRRSLLFDTKEQLGDALVDEEMNFDEIMAFNVNSLIASEHDYSSEEEPKAKRAKVHSLVDYDVDDDIWNGSSKMRIKLEAEENDYKSKHFQQTLEQKMNEPNAGLQKIKTEHSEVIVDRELLDAMSDKSKSELYGGVNLDAFASSPGLLTKDGQSIELLVPNAGSTATGNVDDVGKKLNASQQIQQQNNKRKLLL, encoded by the exons CCGGAGGAGTGGCCCTCCAATCCGGATGACTTTATGGACCTGTTCCAGCTGGACAACAATTTACTGTTCAACGATGGTGTCGTCTCGGGGTCGGCTGCAGTGGGAGCTAGCGAAGGAATGAACGACATCACATCTAGTTTGATCAACAACCTGCACAATGGCTTCAGCAGCTACGAGGATGTATGCGGGCTGATCCTGGATGGCCAAACCGAGCAGGCCCTGTCGCCGATGTCGTCTCTCGCGTCGGACCAGGAGTTCCGCGGGTTCCCGAACAGTGGCGGTGCTTCGCTGGACGGCAGTGGCTATGAGGATGATTTTGTTAGCGGATCACCTCAGGAAATCACCGGATCCACGGCGGTCAAGATGGAAACGGACAATGCTATGAACGAGTTTAGTATTTTTGAACGGAATGCCGAGCAGCAGGCCCTCTCCTCGGCCGCCTCTGATAGTGGACTTTCAAGCGACCATTTGGATTT TGACCCTGCAACGGACTATGAAGCACTAAGCCCGGCTTTGTCCTCCCCTGGGCCGTCGATAAGTGAACGTGGAGGTCAAAACTCGCCACCACGCTACGTAAAACAGGCCCCGCAACCCATCCAGAAACCCCAAGTCGCAACTTTCCAGCAGACAACGGTACAAACCGCCGTTACAGCTGCACCTCACGCAATCAAACCCGAAAAAGTTCAGCACCAGCCAGTTAAAACGTTGGTTTCGGGACATCAACCGGCAAAAAAGAACGCTATCAAAAACCAACCCTCAGCAGCACAATTTACCCATGGTAAGGAAGTTAAAATCTACCGAGTTGCACCGGCTAAAAGCGGCCAAACGGTAACCGTAGCAAACGGAACGAATGCCAACAAGAAGGTTACCCTGCAGCTAAAAAACGGAAACGCCGCGCCAAGTGTAACGGGCAGAACCAACGGAACCGTTTTCATAAACAACAAAAACGTAGTGCTCACATCAACCGCTAGCAATGGTCAAACGGGCGTACGAAAAATCATTCGCgtccagcagcaacagcagcaaaatGGTCGCTCAATTCTAGTACCGGTTTCTATCCAGGACCTTCGTACGATCAAAATTGTTAATTCTGCTAATCTAAAGACAAAATCCGCAAACATAAAGCTGGCAGCTGCTAACCTGTTACAGCAGTCGAAGCAAGGCTTGATtcagaaaaacgtagttcttcCTAAAGAACAGTTGATCGTTGAGGACAGTGACGTATTTCAAAACGGCAGTGATAATGAAAGTTTCGCTTTTGAAGACATTATGCAACAGAGCAACTCCGTCATCGAGCAGgttcaacagcagcagcaaatgGTCAGTGATTCGGATGCCGAACTAGACCAGGACGACGATTTGGATGGCGACGACAGTGTTGTGGGCAATGGAAAAACCGCATCCGGTGGCTATCAGAAACTCGTTCTCACGTCAGAAGAGAAACGCCTGCTTGCTAAAGAAGGAATTAGTCTACCCACCAGTTACCCATTGACGAAGCACGAGGAACGGGAGCTGAAGCGAATCCGGCGTAAGATTCGAAACAAGATTTCCGCCCAGGACTCGCGCAAGCGAAAGAAGGAATACGTTGATGGACTGGAGGAACG AGTTAAGCAGTGCACAGAGGAAAATCAAACTTTGCTGAAGCGCATCAAAATTCTGCAAAGCCAGAACCACGATCTCATGAGTCAGATGAAGAAGATTCAGTCCTTGCTAACCAAGGGCACAGGAAAGACAACACAACCGGCTACATGTCTGATGGTACTGTTGCTGAGTATGGCTCTGGTGGCGGTACCGAACCTGAAACTTGGAGGTTCACATCAGCAGCAAAACATTCAGGACTCGATCGAGATGGCTGAGTTACTGCAGGATGCCGCTGCCGATAAGACCCAGGTTCAGAATGCGGCCCAAAGCCGGCGCTCTCTCCTGTTCGACACCAAGGAACAGCTCGGCGACGCACTGGTTGATGAAGAGATGAACTTCGATGAGATCATGGCTTTCAATGTTAACTCGCTAATTGCCAGTGAGCATGACTATTCTTCCGAGGAAGAACCCAAAGCTAAGCGAGCTAAAGTACACTCGCTGGTGGATTACGACGTTGATGACGACATTTGGAATGGCAGCAGTAAAATGAGAATTAAACTCGAAGCTGAAGAAAACGACTATAAATCAAAACATTTCCAACAAACGCTTGAGCAGAAAATGAACGAACCCAATGCCGGGCTACAGAAAATTAAAACAGAGCATAGTGAAGTGATCGTCGACCGAGAACTCTTAGACGCTATGTCCGACAAAAGCAAGTCCGAGCTATACGGTGGCGTGAATCTTGATGCTTTCGCAAGCTCACCCGGTCTATTAACTAAAGATGGACAAAGCATTGAGTTGCTGGTACCTAATGCAGGTTCCACAGCCACAGGTAACGTGGATGATGTAGGTAAAAAATTAAACGCCTCCCAacagattcaacaacaaaacaacaaaagaaaGTTACTCCTTTAA
- the LOC129732354 gene encoding uncharacterized protein LOC129732354 isoform X1 produces MESLMSDFLLNPEEWPSNPDDFMDLFQLDNNLLFNDGVVSGSAAVGASEGMNDITSSLINNLHNGFSSYEDVCGLILDGQTEQALSPMSSLASDQEFRGFPNSGGASLDGSGYEDDFVSGSPQEITGSTAVKMETDNAMNEFSIFERNAEQQALSSAASDSGLSSDHLDFDPATDYEALSPALSSPGPSISERGGQNSPPRYVKQAPQPIQKPQVATFQQTTVQTAVTAAPHAIKPEKVQHQPVKTLVSGHQPAKKNAIKNQPSAAQFTHGKEVKIYRVAPAKSGQTVTVANGTNANKKVTLQLKNGNAAPSVTGRTNGTVFINNKNVVLTSTASNGQTGVRKIIRVQQQQQQNGRSILVPVSIQDLRTIKIVNSANLKTKSANIKLAAANLLQQSKQGLIQKNVVLPKEQLIVEDSDVFQNGSDNESFAFEDIMQQSNSVIEQVQQQQQMVSDSDAELDQDDDLDGDDSVVGNGKTASGGYQKLVLTSEEKRLLAKEGISLPTSYPLTKHEERELKRIRRKIRNKISAQDSRKRKKEYVDGLEERVKQCTEENQTLLKRIKILQSQNHDLMSQMKKIQSLLTKGTGKTTQPATCLMVLLLSMALVAVPNLKLGGSHQQQNIQDSIEMAELLQDAAADKTQVQNAAQSRRSLLFDTKEQLGDALVDEEMNFDEIMAFNVNSLIASEHDYSSEEEPKAKRAKVHSLVDYDVDDDIWNGSSKMRIKLEAEENDYKSKHFQQTLEQKMNEPNAGLQKIKTEHSEVIVDRELLDAMSDKSKSELYGGVNLDAFASSPGLLTKDGQSIELLVPNAGSTATGNVDDVGKKLNASQQIQQQNNKRKLLL; encoded by the exons CCGGAGGAGTGGCCCTCCAATCCGGATGACTTTATGGACCTGTTCCAGCTGGACAACAATTTACTGTTCAACGATGGTGTCGTCTCGGGGTCGGCTGCAGTGGGAGCTAGCGAAGGAATGAACGACATCACATCTAGTTTGATCAACAACCTGCACAATGGCTTCAGCAGCTACGAGGATGTATGCGGGCTGATCCTGGATGGCCAAACCGAGCAGGCCCTGTCGCCGATGTCGTCTCTCGCGTCGGACCAGGAGTTCCGCGGGTTCCCGAACAGTGGCGGTGCTTCGCTGGACGGCAGTGGCTATGAGGATGATTTTGTTAGCGGATCACCTCAGGAAATCACCGGATCCACGGCGGTCAAGATGGAAACGGACAATGCTATGAACGAGTTTAGTATTTTTGAACGGAATGCCGAGCAGCAGGCCCTCTCCTCGGCCGCCTCTGATAGTGGACTTTCAAGCGACCATTTGGATTT TGACCCTGCAACGGACTATGAAGCACTAAGCCCGGCTTTGTCCTCCCCTGGGCCGTCGATAAGTGAACGTGGAGGTCAAAACTCGCCACCACGCTACGTAAAACAGGCCCCGCAACCCATCCAGAAACCCCAAGTCGCAACTTTCCAGCAGACAACGGTACAAACCGCCGTTACAGCTGCACCTCACGCAATCAAACCCGAAAAAGTTCAGCACCAGCCAGTTAAAACGTTGGTTTCGGGACATCAACCGGCAAAAAAGAACGCTATCAAAAACCAACCCTCAGCAGCACAATTTACCCATGGTAAGGAAGTTAAAATCTACCGAGTTGCACCGGCTAAAAGCGGCCAAACGGTAACCGTAGCAAACGGAACGAATGCCAACAAGAAGGTTACCCTGCAGCTAAAAAACGGAAACGCCGCGCCAAGTGTAACGGGCAGAACCAACGGAACCGTTTTCATAAACAACAAAAACGTAGTGCTCACATCAACCGCTAGCAATGGTCAAACGGGCGTACGAAAAATCATTCGCgtccagcagcaacagcagcaaaatGGTCGCTCAATTCTAGTACCGGTTTCTATCCAGGACCTTCGTACGATCAAAATTGTTAATTCTGCTAATCTAAAGACAAAATCCGCAAACATAAAGCTGGCAGCTGCTAACCTGTTACAGCAGTCGAAGCAAGGCTTGATtcagaaaaacgtagttcttcCTAAAGAACAGTTGATCGTTGAGGACAGTGACGTATTTCAAAACGGCAGTGATAATGAAAGTTTCGCTTTTGAAGACATTATGCAACAGAGCAACTCCGTCATCGAGCAGgttcaacagcagcagcaaatgGTCAGTGATTCGGATGCCGAACTAGACCAGGACGACGATTTGGATGGCGACGACAGTGTTGTGGGCAATGGAAAAACCGCATCCGGTGGCTATCAGAAACTCGTTCTCACGTCAGAAGAGAAACGCCTGCTTGCTAAAGAAGGAATTAGTCTACCCACCAGTTACCCATTGACGAAGCACGAGGAACGGGAGCTGAAGCGAATCCGGCGTAAGATTCGAAACAAGATTTCCGCCCAGGACTCGCGCAAGCGAAAGAAGGAATACGTTGATGGACTGGAGGAACG AGTTAAGCAGTGCACAGAGGAAAATCAAACTTTGCTGAAGCGCATCAAAATTCTGCAAAGCCAGAACCACGATCTCATGAGTCAGATGAAGAAGATTCAGTCCTTGCTAACCAAGGGCACAGGAAAGACAACACAACCGGCTACATGTCTGATGGTACTGTTGCTGAGTATGGCTCTGGTGGCGGTACCGAACCTGAAACTTGGAGGTTCACATCAGCAGCAAAACATTCAGGACTCGATCGAGATGGCTGAGTTACTGCAGGATGCCGCTGCCGATAAGACCCAGGTTCAGAATGCGGCCCAAAGCCGGCGCTCTCTCCTGTTCGACACCAAGGAACAGCTCGGCGACGCACTGGTTGATGAAGAGATGAACTTCGATGAGATCATGGCTTTCAATGTTAACTCGCTAATTGCCAGTGAGCATGACTATTCTTCCGAGGAAGAACCCAAAGCTAAGCGAGCTAAAGTACACTCGCTGGTGGATTACGACGTTGATGACGACATTTGGAATGGCAGCAGTAAAATGAGAATTAAACTCGAAGCTGAAGAAAACGACTATAAATCAAAACATTTCCAACAAACGCTTGAGCAGAAAATGAACGAACCCAATGCCGGGCTACAGAAAATTAAAACAGAGCATAGTGAAGTGATCGTCGACCGAGAACTCTTAGACGCTATGTCCGACAAAAGCAAGTCCGAGCTATACGGTGGCGTGAATCTTGATGCTTTCGCAAGCTCACCCGGTCTATTAACTAAAGATGGACAAAGCATTGAGTTGCTGGTACCTAATGCAGGTTCCACAGCCACAGGTAACGTGGATGATGTAGGTAAAAAATTAAACGCCTCCCAacagattcaacaacaaaacaacaaaagaaaGTTACTCCTTTAA